One Mycobacterium kubicae genomic window carries:
- a CDS encoding GMC oxidoreductase gives MEMFSGPHDRPSLINDTTSQHQPTPRRQNSVSVDHEGLLFVVGAVVAAPLHDRRPSPINDRYSVSSHLNQRPWALQLAGSAADQPPIVDPNYLSDARDMDTLITGLRIARDIAAAASLKPWYGQEIAPGPKADDDQSLRMYIRQTLSSYFHPAGTCAMGETEQSVTDTQLRVHGITGLRIVDASVMPSLPSNNPLATVYGIAEQAAELIRHSTTPNG, from the coding sequence ATGGAAATGTTCAGCGGCCCGCACGATCGGCCATCCCTCATCAACGACACGACGAGCCAGCATCAACCGACCCCGAGGCGTCAAAACAGCGTTAGCGTGGACCACGAAGGTCTCCTGTTCGTTGTGGGTGCAGTGGTAGCAGCTCCACTCCACGACAGGAGACCTTCACCCATCAACGACCGCTACAGCGTGTCGTCACATCTCAACCAACGACCCTGGGCACTACAACTAGCCGGCTCAGCCGCCGATCAGCCGCCGATCGTTGATCCGAACTATTTGAGCGACGCGCGAGACATGGACACATTGATCACGGGATTGAGAATCGCCCGTGACATCGCGGCGGCCGCGTCGTTGAAGCCTTGGTACGGGCAGGAAATCGCGCCTGGGCCGAAAGCTGACGACGATCAAAGTCTGCGCATGTATATCCGCCAAACCCTCAGCTCCTATTTCCATCCGGCAGGGACATGTGCGATGGGCGAAACCGAGCAGTCCGTGACAGACACCCAACTGCGGGTACATGGGATCACGGGTCTGCGCATCGTGGATGCGTCGGTGATGCCTTCCTTGCCGTCAAACAACCCACTGGCAACGGTGTATGGGATCGCCGAACAGGCAGCCGAATTGATCCGACACTCCACCACTCCGAACGGCTGA
- a CDS encoding TetR/AcrR family transcriptional regulator encodes MPTVRVRKDPSATAERQILQAAADLLRAGGIDALSTRAVAMAAGVQPPVIYRRFGDKKRLLDAVTRFVFDQYIADKRRLIATYPDPLRELEHLWDLHVDFGLTHPDCYLLAYAYSGRDKMSACAAQSFALLHGVVAELGNQGRLRISVERAAALIRSAGLSVVLALMPLPAHERDPEISRVLRDSTLSAVVLDEFEPQQALWNVSARALALREELCACHADTLSESERALLGEWLDELAKEP; translated from the coding sequence ATGCCGACCGTACGTGTTCGGAAAGATCCTTCGGCAACTGCCGAACGGCAGATACTTCAGGCTGCTGCTGACTTGCTCCGTGCCGGTGGTATCGATGCATTGTCCACCAGGGCCGTCGCTATGGCCGCCGGTGTTCAGCCCCCGGTCATCTACCGCCGGTTCGGTGACAAGAAGAGGCTGCTGGATGCCGTTACGCGCTTCGTATTTGACCAATACATTGCCGACAAGCGTCGCTTGATCGCCACCTACCCCGACCCGCTTCGAGAACTCGAGCATCTGTGGGACCTGCATGTCGATTTCGGGCTGACTCACCCGGATTGTTATTTGCTTGCTTACGCTTACAGCGGGCGCGACAAGATGTCCGCGTGTGCCGCTCAGTCGTTCGCGCTCCTGCACGGAGTGGTCGCTGAGCTGGGAAACCAAGGGCGGTTACGGATCAGTGTCGAGCGCGCTGCCGCCCTGATCCGGTCGGCAGGATTGAGCGTCGTTCTCGCATTGATGCCGCTTCCCGCGCACGAAAGGGATCCAGAGATATCACGCGTGCTGCGCGACAGCACACTTTCCGCAGTGGTCCTTGACGAATTCGAGCCGCAGCAGGCGCTGTGGAACGTCTCAGCGCGCGCACTCGCGCTCCGGGAGGAGTTATGCGCCTGTCATGCGGACACGCTCTCGGAGTCGGAGCGCGCATTGTTGGGCGAATGGCTCGACGAACTGGCCAAGGAGCCTTGA
- a CDS encoding IS110 family transposase, with protein MSFNGTSVGLDVHALSVVAHAVDEQTGRVERARLCPDHGEILDWLHRLRGPVRVAYEAGPTGFGLARALADAQIDCVVAAPSKLIRPAGDRVKTDARDAAHLTRLLRLDEITAVTVPDVEVEAVRDLVRAREDARADLMRVRHRLSKLLLRQGRVYSGGQAWTGVHETWLRRQRFDDVHTAAAFDHHFDAVLTATAARNRLDEQIVMVAASPRWADPVNRLGCLRGISALTGLALAVEIGDWTRFTGASIGAYVGLVPTEYSSGTSRVQGSITKAGNAHVRRLLIESAWHHRAGYRTPGPTMRARWAKVDPALKDRGHAGNRRLHQQWCRFNERKKPHVVANVAVARQLAGWCWSLATLT; from the coding sequence GTGAGTTTCAACGGTACGAGTGTCGGGTTGGACGTGCACGCGCTTTCGGTGGTTGCTCATGCCGTCGATGAACAGACGGGTCGAGTCGAACGGGCGCGGTTGTGTCCTGATCACGGTGAGATCTTGGATTGGTTGCACCGGTTGCGAGGCCCGGTGCGAGTGGCCTATGAGGCCGGGCCAACGGGGTTTGGTCTGGCACGAGCTCTAGCGGATGCCCAGATCGACTGCGTGGTCGCCGCGCCATCGAAGCTGATCCGCCCGGCCGGGGATCGGGTCAAGACCGATGCTCGTGATGCTGCGCATCTGACCAGGTTGCTGCGGTTGGATGAGATCACTGCGGTTACGGTGCCCGACGTTGAGGTCGAGGCGGTGCGAGATTTGGTTCGTGCTCGCGAGGACGCCCGTGCGGATCTGATGCGTGTTCGGCACCGGTTGTCGAAGCTGTTGCTGCGCCAAGGCCGGGTCTACTCAGGTGGTCAGGCCTGGACCGGAGTGCACGAAACGTGGCTTAGGCGCCAACGATTCGACGATGTCCACACCGCGGCGGCGTTTGATCATCACTTTGACGCGGTGCTCACCGCTACCGCGGCCAGGAACCGTCTCGACGAGCAGATCGTCATGGTCGCGGCCTCACCGCGCTGGGCCGATCCGGTCAACCGGCTGGGCTGCCTACGCGGGATCTCGGCGTTGACTGGTCTGGCCTTAGCCGTAGAAATCGGGGACTGGACCCGATTCACCGGTGCCTCGATCGGCGCCTACGTCGGTCTGGTGCCCACCGAGTACTCCTCGGGGACTTCACGGGTCCAGGGTTCGATCACCAAGGCTGGCAACGCCCACGTCCGCAGACTGCTGATCGAATCGGCCTGGCACCACCGCGCCGGCTACCGCACCCCCGGTCCGACGATGCGGGCCCGATGGGCCAAGGTCGACCCAGCGCTCAAGGACCGCGGGCACGCCGGAAACCGCCGTTTACATCAGCAGTGGTGCCGGTTCAATGAGCGCAAGAAGCCCCACGTCGTGGCCAACGTCGCGGTCGCTCGTCAACTGGCCGGTTGGTGTTGGTCGCTGGCCACGCTGACATAA
- a CDS encoding GMC family oxidoreductase yields MVEADFYDVIVVGGGTAGCVLARRLTEDEGIKVLLIEAGSATPPTESAQPPLWPTLVRGPADGGGVTAVQAATGNAVHLSRGHVIGGSSVINAMMFARGHCDSYADWPDGWRFDDLLPYFKRSESVPHGDPALRGKSGPLRVSPVSPANDVLVAAMRGALDCGYRRADDLSGGCETGFGAPDATIFEGRRQSAADAYLRPAMNRPNLDVITDAIAHRLLIRKGRCTGVEYSTAGNPSTIVSSAAAEIVVSAGAIGTPKLLMLSGIGPKSHLRDVGIDVVVDLPGVGSNLQDHPLAGLVLAAAQPIPAPRNNRGEMMGVIRTNGSAAAPDLQILFVDTAAVTGLDLPNSFLIGAAAMQPFSRGSVRLDGMEADSRPKASGCNRTWVAGVG; encoded by the coding sequence ATGGTCGAAGCAGACTTCTACGACGTCATTGTCGTGGGCGGTGGTACCGCTGGTTGCGTACTGGCCCGTCGGTTGACCGAAGACGAGGGCATCAAGGTGCTGCTCATAGAAGCCGGCAGCGCAACGCCTCCCACGGAGAGTGCCCAGCCGCCCCTGTGGCCGACCTTGGTCCGCGGCCCTGCTGACGGCGGCGGCGTCACGGCAGTGCAGGCCGCGACCGGCAACGCCGTGCACCTGTCGCGGGGGCACGTGATCGGCGGTTCATCAGTGATCAACGCGATGATGTTCGCCCGCGGTCACTGTGACAGCTACGCGGATTGGCCTGACGGCTGGAGATTCGACGATCTCTTGCCGTACTTCAAGCGAAGCGAGAGCGTCCCCCACGGTGATCCAGCGTTGCGCGGGAAAAGCGGCCCGTTACGGGTGAGCCCAGTATCACCGGCCAACGACGTCCTGGTCGCGGCCATGCGTGGAGCACTTGATTGCGGATACCGTCGAGCTGACGACCTGAGCGGCGGATGCGAAACGGGCTTCGGCGCACCAGACGCGACCATCTTTGAAGGGCGGCGCCAAAGCGCCGCAGATGCCTATCTACGACCGGCGATGAATCGCCCCAACCTCGACGTCATCACTGATGCAATCGCTCACCGTCTACTGATCAGAAAGGGACGGTGCACCGGTGTCGAATACAGCACCGCAGGCAACCCGTCGACAATTGTGTCCAGCGCAGCCGCCGAGATTGTCGTGTCTGCGGGAGCCATCGGAACGCCAAAGCTGTTGATGTTGTCCGGGATCGGACCGAAGTCGCACCTGCGTGACGTCGGTATCGACGTCGTCGTCGATCTTCCAGGCGTCGGATCCAATCTGCAGGACCACCCTTTGGCCGGTCTCGTTCTTGCCGCCGCACAACCGATTCCGGCACCCCGGAACAATCGCGGCGAAATGATGGGGGTGATCCGAACGAACGGCAGCGCGGCAGCGCCCGATTTGCAGATCCTCTTCGTCGACACCGCCGCTGTCACTGGGCTGGATCTGCCCAACAGCTTCCTCATCGGAGCGGCCGCCATGCAACCGTTCAGTAGAGGCAGCGTCCGACTAGACGGTATGGAGGCTGACTCGAGGCCGAAGGCCTCGGGCTGCAATCGGACGTGGGTTGCCGGTGTCGGGTGA
- a CDS encoding cutinase family protein, whose amino-acid sequence MGEAFADSLRSLMSDKSVKVYAVDYPASHDYWRAADGANDASRFLQIIVKQCPASQLVLGGYSQGAAVIDFVTVAERPMFGYTDILPTDVATHVAAVVVFANPLRASGPLNAVTPLYASRTIDLCNGADPMCSNGVDLAAHNSYVESGKTTEAARFAASRLSASTKV is encoded by the coding sequence GTGGGGGAAGCGTTCGCTGACTCCCTGCGATCGCTGATGTCGGACAAGTCGGTCAAGGTATATGCCGTCGACTATCCGGCATCCCATGACTATTGGCGCGCGGCCGACGGCGCCAACGACGCCAGCCGCTTCCTTCAAATCATCGTCAAGCAGTGTCCTGCTTCTCAATTGGTGCTCGGCGGATACTCGCAAGGGGCCGCGGTAATCGATTTCGTTACCGTCGCCGAGCGCCCCATGTTCGGATATACGGACATATTGCCGACGGATGTAGCGACTCATGTGGCAGCCGTAGTCGTCTTCGCGAACCCACTACGAGCCAGCGGGCCCCTGAACGCCGTCACGCCGTTGTACGCGTCCCGGACAATCGATCTCTGCAACGGCGCAGACCCGATGTGCTCGAACGGTGTTGATCTCGCGGCGCACAACTCTTACGTCGAATCCGGCAAGACCACCGAAGCCGCGCGTTTCGCCGCTAGTCGCCTCAGTGCAAGCACGAAGGTCTGA
- a CDS encoding tyrosine-type recombinase/integrase produces MRAFLVRLPSGARYWTVLDEDLAVVAEADAFLRHVRFGRDGSELTTRSYAGAIALFLRWCVRTGRHWHDGVAALGLFITWLRHAGPQSSGVEVVAGGQVLAGPGVEPVRGARRINGVLTAVRGFVAHAVASGQAPGELMPLIYELADERDLPAQARGEEHRMAWRMRARHRLHEPEAMVDRASDAEIVALLRACQSARDRLIVLLMARAGLRRGELCGLRRSDVHLLADSRLLGCEIPRAHLHVVRRENPNGAWAKSRRQRVVPLDFLAVQLFDVYEFERFAVPRAAESDLLLVNLFREPIGAPMRPDTINELITACARRARIEHMTPHRLRHAFGSNLADAGAGLDEIAALLGHAAMSSSQVYLHPDPARLREAVDRVRSPRELAGTDG; encoded by the coding sequence GTGCGGGCGTTTCTGGTGAGGTTGCCGTCCGGGGCGAGGTACTGGACGGTGCTGGATGAGGATTTGGCGGTGGTGGCCGAAGCGGATGCGTTCTTGCGGCATGTCCGATTCGGCCGTGACGGTTCGGAGTTGACCACAAGGTCATATGCGGGCGCCATCGCATTGTTTCTGCGCTGGTGTGTTCGCACCGGCCGGCATTGGCATGACGGGGTGGCGGCGCTGGGGCTGTTCATCACCTGGCTGCGTCACGCGGGGCCGCAGTCCAGCGGTGTCGAGGTCGTGGCGGGTGGGCAGGTGCTGGCTGGTCCGGGCGTTGAGCCGGTGCGTGGGGCGCGGCGGATCAACGGTGTGCTGACCGCGGTGCGGGGCTTCGTCGCTCACGCGGTGGCATCCGGTCAGGCGCCTGGCGAGCTGATGCCGTTGATCTATGAGCTGGCCGACGAGCGTGACCTGCCCGCGCAGGCCCGCGGTGAGGAACATCGGATGGCCTGGCGGATGCGGGCGCGGCATCGGTTGCACGAGCCAGAGGCGATGGTGGACCGGGCCAGCGATGCCGAGATCGTGGCGCTGCTGCGGGCCTGCCAGTCGGCGCGGGACAGGCTGATCGTGCTGTTGATGGCCAGGGCCGGGCTGCGGCGCGGCGAGTTGTGTGGCCTACGGCGCTCGGACGTTCACCTGTTGGCCGACTCACGTCTGCTGGGCTGTGAAATCCCGCGAGCGCACCTGCATGTGGTGCGGCGGGAGAATCCGAACGGCGCGTGGGCCAAATCGCGTCGCCAACGCGTGGTGCCGCTGGATTTTCTGGCGGTTCAGCTGTTCGATGTCTACGAGTTCGAGCGGTTTGCGGTGCCGCGGGCGGCTGAGTCGGATTTGTTGTTGGTCAACCTGTTTCGCGAGCCGATCGGCGCACCGATGCGCCCGGATACGATTAATGAATTGATCACCGCCTGCGCGCGGCGGGCCAGAATCGAGCATATGACGCCGCATCGGCTGCGGCATGCGTTCGGCAGTAACCTTGCCGACGCCGGTGCCGGTCTGGACGAGATCGCCGCCCTGCTGGGGCATGCGGCGATGAGTTCGTCGCAGGTCTATCTGCATCCCGACCCGGCCCGGTTGCGTGAGGCCGTCGACCGGGTCCGCAGTCCCCGCGAGCTTGCCGGGACGGACGGGTGA
- a CDS encoding DUF6262 family protein, with the protein MTTNTTHALDAMIDGRRADSTRRRQRVLSALEVAIKDGAELSATSIAQRAGVDRTFLYRHRDLLERIHAAATQPPDKSEIGHQVTRASLQADLLAAQHRCTRMAARTQQLEIRLSELLGEQAWRASGLGAPTDIEQLQQRIVTLEQQIVELRLQLEERDQDLTAARAANRELMAQLNLSQPTG; encoded by the coding sequence ATGACCACCAACACCACCCATGCCCTCGACGCGATGATCGACGGACGACGAGCCGACTCCACCAGACGCCGCCAACGCGTCCTTTCCGCCCTCGAGGTCGCCATCAAAGACGGCGCAGAACTCAGCGCCACCAGCATCGCTCAACGCGCCGGAGTCGACCGCACCTTCCTATACCGCCACCGCGACCTGCTCGAACGCATCCACGCCGCTGCAACCCAGCCACCAGACAAATCCGAGATCGGTCACCAGGTCACCCGTGCCTCACTGCAGGCCGACTTGCTCGCCGCCCAGCACCGCTGCACCCGCATGGCCGCACGCACCCAACAACTCGAGATCCGTCTGTCTGAACTGCTCGGCGAACAAGCATGGCGCGCAAGCGGACTCGGCGCGCCAACCGACATCGAGCAACTTCAGCAACGCATCGTCACGCTCGAACAACAAATCGTCGAGCTACGGCTGCAACTCGAAGAACGCGACCAAGACCTCACCGCCGCCCGCGCCGCCAACCGCGAACTTATGGCCCAGCTCAACCTCTCCCAGCCGACCGGCTGA
- a CDS encoding tyrosine-type recombinase/integrase, giving the protein MSAVTMPTAAIVAGRVHVFADPAGIDRHAASITVVIDPAFLAEAGWDAARKVLSFAPEHPLLGRPVCRASGCLTSAPAATRICASCRRRLAEHGLGDDEIASLPPRGRERMGRGPDACVVDGCRREWESASSGLCHAHAEQLRALPVADVDEFRAHRQTRPLPPCPPCAVAACTRQRRHPDGLYCEAHQQRLRTVRARDPHLDEIVWRATEPAIGRGGEVSLRGLTPLVVAELLVGLQQRCRINAVKTDEAVLRAFCNDLLGQQVGSIADYVIGDGRGLEFTGLVNCLIGHARRALSSPETEVAQDEWDLAVFGHHGTVSFTGISQSWLREAAKRWAADDLPKRRVRAGRRTSAGLAVRHYIGCLVRLSESLRMREDRGEHPAALGRTDMEAFLHRLAYLESVGQISGDARIRACREVRAVLTRIRAMGLTRPGGIAAGLGEDFVIGQADVPVEPEPGEPNRDLPPEIMKQLCEHLDELTSSEMRTAVELAIDTGRRPEEICELDFDCLTRDDDGQPVLIYDNHKANRLARRLPISEQTAAVILAQQQQVRNRYPNTPIGELKLLPTDRRNPGGRRAITGFSLAFAHRTWVDRLPVLRNADGVEYDKSKVVLYAYRHSYAQRHADAGVPIEVLRELMSHRKLDTTSCYYRIGETRRREAVDRVTAMQFDRHGNRIWRQAQALLDSEHARRAVGEVAVPFGVCAEPSNVKAGGGACPFRFRCAGCDHFRTDVSYLPDLRAYLDDLLRTRERLLATTDLDDWARVEAMPSEEEIRRIRRLIDQIRNGLGELEPEQRQQLQQAVTVVRRHRSVMLGMPRTRQILPDLRPERTP; this is encoded by the coding sequence GTGAGCGCCGTGACGATGCCGACGGCTGCGATCGTCGCCGGCAGAGTGCACGTGTTCGCCGATCCAGCAGGAATCGACCGGCACGCTGCGTCGATCACCGTGGTGATCGATCCCGCGTTCCTCGCCGAAGCCGGCTGGGACGCGGCGCGAAAGGTGCTGTCGTTCGCACCGGAGCATCCGCTGCTGGGACGCCCGGTCTGCCGCGCGTCGGGCTGTTTGACATCCGCGCCGGCAGCGACGCGGATCTGCGCCTCGTGCCGGCGTCGGCTTGCCGAACACGGGCTCGGTGACGACGAGATCGCCTCGCTTCCGCCGCGGGGTCGCGAACGAATGGGGCGCGGGCCGGATGCTTGTGTCGTCGACGGTTGTCGACGCGAGTGGGAATCGGCGAGTTCCGGGCTGTGTCACGCCCACGCAGAACAGCTGCGCGCCTTGCCGGTTGCCGATGTCGACGAGTTCCGTGCTCACCGGCAAACCAGGCCGCTTCCGCCGTGTCCGCCGTGCGCGGTGGCCGCCTGCACTCGCCAGCGGCGCCATCCCGACGGTCTGTACTGTGAGGCGCACCAGCAGCGGCTGCGCACCGTCCGCGCACGTGACCCACATTTAGATGAAATCGTCTGGCGGGCAACCGAACCAGCGATCGGTCGCGGCGGCGAGGTTAGTCTGCGGGGCCTGACGCCGCTGGTGGTCGCTGAATTGCTGGTGGGCTTGCAGCAGCGCTGCCGGATCAACGCGGTCAAGACCGACGAGGCCGTGCTGCGCGCGTTCTGTAACGACTTGCTGGGCCAGCAGGTGGGGTCGATCGCCGACTATGTCATCGGTGACGGCCGGGGCCTGGAGTTCACCGGGCTGGTCAACTGCCTGATCGGTCATGCTCGGCGCGCCTTGTCGAGCCCGGAAACCGAAGTCGCCCAGGACGAATGGGACCTGGCGGTGTTTGGGCATCACGGCACGGTGTCGTTTACCGGCATCAGCCAGTCCTGGCTGCGGGAGGCCGCCAAGCGGTGGGCCGCCGATGACCTGCCGAAACGACGTGTCCGAGCCGGGCGGCGCACCAGCGCCGGCCTGGCCGTGCGCCACTACATCGGCTGCCTGGTGCGGTTGTCAGAGTCGCTGCGCATGCGCGAGGACCGCGGCGAACACCCAGCGGCGTTGGGACGCACCGATATGGAGGCGTTCCTGCACCGGCTGGCCTACCTTGAATCGGTCGGTCAGATCAGTGGCGATGCCCGGATCCGGGCCTGCCGCGAGGTTCGTGCCGTGCTCACCCGCATCCGGGCGATGGGGCTGACGCGGCCCGGCGGCATCGCCGCCGGGCTGGGCGAGGACTTTGTGATTGGGCAGGCGGACGTGCCTGTCGAACCCGAACCGGGCGAACCCAACCGGGACCTGCCGCCGGAAATCATGAAGCAGTTATGCGAACACCTGGATGAACTGACCTCATCAGAGATGCGCACCGCGGTCGAGTTGGCCATCGACACCGGCCGCCGTCCCGAAGAGATCTGCGAGCTGGACTTCGACTGCCTGACCCGAGACGACGACGGACAGCCCGTGCTGATCTACGACAACCATAAGGCCAACCGGCTCGCACGACGCCTGCCGATCAGCGAGCAGACCGCCGCCGTAATACTCGCCCAGCAGCAACAAGTCCGGAACCGCTACCCAAACACTCCGATCGGCGAGCTCAAGCTGCTGCCCACCGACCGGCGCAACCCCGGCGGACGCCGCGCGATCACCGGCTTTTCTCTCGCGTTCGCCCACCGCACCTGGGTCGACCGACTGCCGGTGCTGCGCAACGCCGATGGTGTCGAATATGACAAGAGCAAGGTGGTGCTCTACGCCTACCGGCACAGTTACGCCCAACGCCACGCTGACGCCGGCGTCCCCATCGAGGTGTTGCGTGAGCTGATGTCGCACCGCAAACTCGACACCACCAGCTGCTACTACCGCATCGGCGAAACCCGCCGCCGTGAAGCCGTCGATCGCGTCACCGCGATGCAGTTCGACCGGCATGGCAACCGCATCTGGCGGCAAGCCCAAGCATTGTTGGACTCCGAACACGCCCGTCGCGCCGTCGGCGAGGTCGCGGTTCCATTCGGTGTCTGCGCCGAACCGTCCAACGTCAAGGCCGGCGGCGGTGCCTGTCCGTTCCGGTTCCGCTGCGCTGGATGCGACCACTTCCGCACCGACGTCTCCTATCTGCCCGACCTGCGCGCCTACCTCGACGACCTGCTGCGCACCCGGGAACGCCTGCTCGCCACCACCGACCTCGATGACTGGGCCCGCGTCGAGGCGATGCCCTCCGAGGAGGAAATCCGCCGCATCCGCCGCCTGATCGACCAGATCAGAAACGGGCTCGGCGAACTCGAACCCGAACAGCGACAACAACTTCAACAAGCCGTCACCGTCGTGCGCCGACACCGCAGCGTCATGCTCGGCATGCCTCGCACCCGCCAAATCCTGCCCGACCTGCGCCCAGAGAGAACCCCATGA
- a CDS encoding IS481 family transposase, whose amino-acid sequence MVHANAVLTPRGRLMLARRVVDEGWPIVRAAEHFHVSWPTAKRWAVRYAAMGEAGMTDRSSRPHHSPNRTPPPVVRRIVELRWRHRLSPLAIASRLSMPASTVHAVLVRCRLNRLSYIDLRTGEVIRRYEHDRPGALLHVDVKKLGNIPDGGGWRFVGRAQGWQNRRSMPDTKRSRYRNELMGHGFVHTVIDDHSRVAYAEIHDDETAATAIAVLRRAVGWFAVRGVTVQRVLSDNGSCYRSHAWRHACAELHIVPKRTRPYRPQTNGKIERFHRTMTAEWAFARHYPNERTRRSALPAWLHTYNHHRHFLGLAALLCDVA is encoded by the coding sequence GTGGTCCACGCTAACGCTGTTTTGACGCCTCGGGGTCGGTTGATGCTGGCTCGTCGTGTCGTTGATGAGGGATGGCCGATCGTGCGGGCCGCTGAACATTTCCATGTGTCGTGGCCGACCGCTAAACGTTGGGCGGTGCGGTATGCGGCGATGGGCGAGGCCGGGATGACCGATCGCTCTAGCCGACCCCATCACAGCCCTAACCGCACACCGCCGCCGGTCGTGCGCCGCATCGTGGAGCTGCGGTGGCGACATCGCCTCTCACCGCTGGCGATCGCGTCGCGGTTGTCGATGCCGGCCTCCACAGTGCACGCCGTTCTGGTGCGGTGCCGACTGAATCGCCTGTCGTACATCGATCTTCGCACTGGAGAGGTCATTCGTCGCTATGAACACGATCGCCCCGGTGCGCTCCTCCACGTCGATGTGAAGAAATTGGGCAACATCCCCGACGGCGGCGGCTGGCGATTTGTGGGACGAGCGCAAGGATGGCAGAACCGACGTTCGATGCCCGACACCAAACGCAGTCGTTACCGCAACGAATTGATGGGGCATGGCTTCGTGCACACCGTAATCGATGACCACTCGCGGGTGGCCTACGCCGAAATCCACGACGACGAAACTGCGGCCACCGCGATCGCGGTGTTGCGCCGCGCTGTGGGCTGGTTCGCCGTGCGCGGAGTGACGGTGCAACGTGTGCTCTCCGACAATGGCTCGTGCTACCGCTCCCATGCCTGGCGCCACGCCTGTGCTGAGCTGCACATCGTGCCTAAACGGACCCGCCCCTACCGGCCTCAGACCAACGGCAAAATCGAGCGCTTTCACCGCACCATGACCGCCGAATGGGCCTTCGCCCGTCACTACCCCAACGAACGCACCCGCCGCTCAGCTCTACCGGCGTGGCTACACACCTACAATCACCACCGGCATTTTCTGGGGTTAGCTGCCCTGTTGTGTGACGTTGCGTAA
- a CDS encoding TetR/AcrR family transcriptional regulator, which produces MAGRCVAAPIPWVQLRPPLTHIIDNMSEQSRRGKSQRAGIEAPAPTRSERVLQAAAELLRTGGIDAVSTRAVAAAAGVQPPVIYREFGGKDELLDAVSQFVLESYLHSKRRRLQQASGDPLHYLRESWDRHVEFGLKHPDTYVLTFVQSRAGARSTAAAETIKLLEGAIARVADEGRLRMSVERATMLFHSAGIGTVLTLIAMPPDERDMQLSVLGRDNVISAICNDKKAAAAKSSPLTARAVALREAVRRADDTPLSPAERSLLLEWLKRLADRD; this is translated from the coding sequence CCATTGACCCATATCATCGACAACATGTCAGAGCAGAGTCGACGCGGCAAGTCGCAGAGGGCAGGCATTGAAGCCCCTGCACCCACTCGGTCGGAGAGGGTGCTGCAGGCCGCGGCGGAGCTGTTGCGTACCGGCGGCATAGACGCCGTCTCGACCCGGGCAGTCGCGGCAGCCGCCGGTGTGCAACCGCCTGTTATCTACCGGGAGTTCGGCGGCAAAGATGAACTGCTCGATGCCGTTTCGCAATTTGTGCTGGAGAGCTACCTACATAGCAAGCGCCGGCGACTGCAGCAAGCTTCGGGGGACCCGTTGCATTACCTTCGCGAGTCATGGGACCGGCATGTCGAATTCGGCCTCAAGCATCCGGACACTTATGTACTGACCTTCGTGCAATCTCGAGCCGGTGCGCGGAGTACCGCGGCCGCCGAAACCATCAAGTTGTTAGAGGGAGCAATCGCGAGGGTCGCAGACGAGGGGCGGCTGCGGATGAGCGTGGAGCGCGCGACCATGCTCTTCCACTCGGCCGGTATCGGCACCGTCCTGACGCTGATCGCCATGCCGCCCGATGAGCGTGATATGCAGTTGTCAGTACTCGGCCGCGACAACGTGATATCCGCAATCTGCAATGACAAGAAGGCTGCAGCTGCAAAGTCGTCGCCACTCACAGCACGTGCGGTCGCGCTGCGCGAAGCTGTTCGGCGAGCCGACGACACGCCACTGAGCCCCGCCGAACGTAGCCTGCTGTTGGAGTGGCTTAAGCGTTTGGCCGACCGGGATTAG